From the Kribbella sp. CA-293567 genome, the window TGTAGAGCCAGCGCCAGACCATCGCGATGGCGACCGGCATGGTGATGACGGGGAGGAAGAACAGGGTCCGGTACAGGCCGACGAACCGCATCCCCTTGCGGTTGAGCAGCACGGCGAAGCCGATCGCCAGCGGGATGCTGACCAGGCCGAGGCCGGTGTAGGTCAGCGTGTTGACCAGCGACCGGCCCACCTCCGGATCACTGGCCAGCCGCCGGTAGTTGTCCAGCCCGGTCCAGGTGTGGCCGCCGAACGCACCCCACTCGGTCAGCGAGAAGTACGCCGTCTGCAGTACCGGCCAGAGGTAGAAGATCGCGATCCCCAGCCCGGTGGGAGCGATGAACGCGTACCCCCACAGGGCTTCTTTGACTCGTCCGCGCTGCGCCACGTCACTCCTTGGCGAGCAGGGCGTTCATCGCCTGGGCCAGGTCGGTGGCGGCCTTCTCGGTGGAGACCTCGCCGGTCCACGCCTTGGTGAGATGGGTCAGCTCGGCCTCGTTCCAGGCCGCGGTGTTCTTGGAGACCGGGAACGGCACGGCGTAGCTGACCGAGTCCAGGAAGGTCTGCAGCTTCAGTTCCGGGTGCGCCTGCACCCAGGCGGTCTGAGTGCCGTTGTACGCCGGGATCGGGCCCTTCTTGCCGAGGATCTCGGCCGCTTCCTTCGACCCGAGGTACTTGACGAACTCCCAGGCCTGGTCGGGGTGCTCGGTCTTGGTCGAGACGACGTTCGCGACGCCGTGGATGACGGTGGCCTGCTTCTCGCCGCGGGGCAGCGGAGCGACGTCCACCTTGCCCTTGGTGTAGGCGTTCGCGGAGAACTCCGAGACGTTCCAGGAGCCACCCCAGTACATCGCGATCTTGCCGGCCTCGAACAGCTGCAACGGGGTGGTGTCGGTCATCGTCTTCAGGTCCGGCGACTGCTTGTTCCTGATCAGGTCGGTCCAGAACGTCAGGCCGGCGATCGTCTTCGGGTCGTCGTACCCGGACTTCTTGCCGTCCGGGGAGATCACGTAGCCGCCGGCCTGGGCGATGGTGTCGTACTGGTACTCCTGGAAGCTGCCCAGCTGGGCGGCGGTGCCGTAGACGCCCTTGGCCGGATCGGTCAGCTTCGCCACCGTGTCCTTGAAGTCGGCCCAGGTCCAGTC encodes:
- a CDS encoding ABC transporter substrate-binding protein — its product is MSKRLSAVLIGTLLAVSACSGGDGGKTAAADPNAKVTLSYGVWDANQKPVMESLAAEFTKTHPNISVQVQLTPWADYWTKLKAAATGGAAPDVFWMNGPNFQLYASNKVITPMPGEADLSVYPKPLTELYTFEGKPYGLPKDMDTVGVWYNKALFDAKKVPYPKDDWTWADFKDTVAKLTDPAKGVYGTAAQLGSFQEYQYDTIAQAGGYVISPDGKKSGYDDPKTIAGLTFWTDLIRNKQSPDLKTMTDTTPLQLFEAGKIAMYWGGSWNVSEFSANAYTKGKVDVAPLPRGEKQATVIHGVANVVSTKTEHPDQAWEFVKYLGSKEAAEILGKKGPIPAYNGTQTAWVQAHPELKLQTFLDSVSYAVPFPVSKNTAAWNEAELTHLTKAWTGEVSTEKAATDLAQAMNALLAKE